A stretch of the Campylobacter sp. 19-13652 genome encodes the following:
- a CDS encoding helix-turn-helix transcriptional regulator: MFNNIPPIINKEQEDRFFMMICANVKRLRLERGLSQLEVALSIGQRSSGFYANTENYAHGKHFNLSHLFRLSMLFGVEIDEFFKPIEIENYFDVAKFQNSWHA; the protein is encoded by the coding sequence ATGTTTAATAATATTCCGCCAATAATAAACAAAGAACAAGAAGATAGATTTTTTATGATGATATGTGCGAACGTAAAAAGGCTCAGGCTAGAGCGTGGGCTAAGTCAGCTAGAAGTGGCGCTCAGCATAGGTCAAAGATCATCTGGATTTTACGCAAATACCGAAAACTACGCACACGGCAAGCATTTTAATCTCAGTCATCTTTTTAGATTATCTATGCTTTTTGGCGTTGAGATTGATGAATTTTTTAAGCCGATTGAGATAGAGAACTATTTTGATGTAGCTAAATTTCAAAACTCTTGGCACGCATAA
- a CDS encoding 5-oxoprolinase subunit PxpA, giving the protein MKIDFNCDLAEGLGVEEVIMPYISSANISCALHAGSVDETARTIALAKSHGVQIGAHPSFDDRANFGRSNLNLSKLEIQNLLAYQLGAFLSLCDEAGAVCAYVKPHGALYNMAAKDYALAHIIAEFVAKISQKWGQNLAIMGLSNSQSAQAAKAVGVKFISEVFADRHYTDCGTLVPRNEANALIHDKFEAIAQVVSMAKNGVVKSISGKSVAVCADSLCVHGDGENAVEFVLAIKNTLEKEGVSVGAF; this is encoded by the coding sequence GTGAAAATAGATTTTAACTGCGATTTAGCCGAGGGTCTAGGGGTCGAAGAGGTAATAATGCCATACATCAGCTCAGCAAACATAAGCTGCGCCCTACACGCTGGAAGCGTGGACGAGACAGCCCGCACAATAGCCCTAGCCAAAAGCCACGGCGTACAAATAGGCGCGCACCCCAGCTTTGACGATAGGGCAAACTTTGGCAGGAGTAATTTAAACCTAAGCAAACTAGAAATACAAAATCTACTAGCATATCAGCTTGGTGCATTTTTGTCACTGTGCGACGAAGCAGGAGCAGTCTGCGCCTACGTAAAGCCCCACGGAGCGCTTTATAACATGGCGGCAAAGGACTATGCTCTAGCACACATTATCGCCGAATTTGTTGCCAAAATCTCGCAAAAATGGGGACAAAATCTAGCCATAATGGGGCTTAGCAATAGTCAAAGCGCACAAGCGGCAAAGGCGGTCGGTGTTAAATTTATAAGCGAAGTTTTCGCAGACAGGCACTACACAGACTGCGGTACACTAGTGCCTAGAAATGAGGCAAATGCGCTAATTCACGATAAATTTGAAGCAATCGCACAGGTTGTAAGCATGGCAAAAAATGGCGTAGTAAAGAGCATAAGCGGCAAATCCGTAGCAGTCTGCGCTGATAGCTTGTGCGTGCATGGAGACGGCGAAAATGCCGTAGAATTCGTACTTGCTATAAAAAATACCTTAGAAAAAGAGGGTGTAAGCGTGGGAGCATTTTAA
- a CDS encoding NRAMP family divalent metal transporter: MADKKAIFGAAALMATSAVGPGFLTQTAKFTETLMASFAFIILASVIIDIGVQLNVWRVIAVSRLKAQELAERVFPGVGYLLAALIVMGGLAFNIGNIAGAGLGVSSVFPSIDPIIGSIISAGVAIAVFASKDAGSHMDKFAQFMGAVMILIIAYTVFEANPPLADAAIEAVAPQKFDAIALVTLVGGTVGGYITFSGAHRLLDAGISGVENLGHVTKSSITGILVASFIRIFLFLAVLGVVATGVKLDPANVALTPFSHILGDFGRIMFGLVIWAASVTSVVGAAYTSVSFMTGFSQSIKRHQNLIIIAFIVFSTLIFSTVGKPVQVLVLVGTLNGLILPIALVVILLAAYRKDIVGTYRHPVWIAGFGWLIAAAMSYLSYITIVKYLSSF; this comes from the coding sequence ATGGCAGACAAAAAGGCAATTTTTGGGGCGGCAGCACTCATGGCGACTTCCGCCGTGGGTCCTGGATTTTTAACACAAACGGCTAAATTTACAGAAACGCTCATGGCTAGCTTTGCCTTTATCATACTAGCCTCAGTCATCATAGACATTGGCGTGCAGCTAAACGTCTGGCGCGTAATCGCCGTTAGTCGCCTAAAGGCGCAAGAGCTAGCGGAGCGCGTATTTCCAGGGGTTGGCTACTTGCTAGCTGCACTTATTGTAATGGGCGGACTCGCCTTTAATATAGGCAACATAGCAGGCGCTGGACTTGGGGTAAGCTCTGTATTTCCTAGTATTGACCCCATAATTGGCTCAATTATTAGCGCTGGCGTAGCGATAGCCGTTTTTGCGAGCAAAGACGCGGGTTCACATATGGATAAATTCGCCCAGTTTATGGGCGCTGTTATGATTTTAATCATCGCTTATACGGTCTTTGAGGCAAATCCTCCGCTAGCTGATGCTGCCATAGAGGCGGTAGCTCCGCAGAAATTTGACGCCATAGCACTCGTAACACTAGTAGGTGGGACTGTGGGCGGATATATCACATTCTCAGGCGCACACAGGCTGCTTGATGCAGGCATAAGTGGCGTGGAAAATCTAGGTCACGTAACCAAAAGCTCAATAACAGGCATTCTCGTGGCAAGTTTTATACGCATATTTTTGTTTTTAGCCGTGCTTGGGGTAGTGGCAACTGGCGTAAAGCTAGACCCAGCCAACGTCGCCCTGACACCATTTTCTCACATACTCGGAGACTTTGGCAGAATTATGTTTGGGCTTGTTATCTGGGCAGCTAGCGTAACATCGGTAGTCGGAGCTGCGTATACTTCGGTTAGCTTTATGACAGGCTTTAGTCAAAGTATCAAAAGGCACCAAAACCTAATTATCATCGCATTTATCGTATTTTCGACGCTCATTTTCTCAACCGTCGGAAAGCCAGTACAAGTACTTGTGCTAGTTGGCACGCTAAATGGGTTAATCCTGCCTATTGCGCTAGTTGTAATCCTGCTGGCTGCATATCGTAAAGACATCGTGGGCACGTACCGCCACCCAGTGTGGATAGCTGGCTTTGGCTGGCTCATTGCCGCTGCTATGAGCTATCTAAGCTACATCACGATAGTAAAATATCTAAGCTCTTTTTAA
- a CDS encoding rhodanese-like domain-containing protein yields MNKFKYLLAVLSCVLVLFAPKALRAGGEGEMALISGVKPISMAKAAALINDGAVLLDVNSEEVHREWGFLPNAVFINTPEYEKLLPSDKDATIVIYGLNRLNYTASQAALALNELGYKNVYVMLDGLEGWAISGRQIKQAEVGSGKDLGENIKDNIHSHMLFGSLPSCRDCHTAENSKNKKLVNEGCVKCHEKEGVEFSASVHSTLHKKNIFATNAHPKPACTDCHSVHSVKFENPVDYKKASDAKCGECHEKQQAHYYETFHGKAMYLQRLGSAPRIAACFDCHGTHAILPPSDEKSTLGALNRSQTCKTCHANGDDEFAFGFIAHADHNDGERYPELHGAYVFMTGLLIVVFGFFGLHTLLWSIKLISLRLRFPAEFKAAKEKAHNCKVRIRRFSTLHIVMHFFVAASFLGLAFSGLPQKFYTAKWASVMINLMGGIDGAMLIHRLSAAIMGACFVVHIIEIILRYRKSKFKLFGADSLMPRTQDFRDLWANLKWFVGAGERPQFDRFTYWEKFDYLAVFWGMFVIGFSGLVLAFPTFFASFLPPWAINLSTIVHSDEALLATGFIFAVHFFNTHFRADRFPMDTVIFSGHLGEDELKAERAKWYERLRASGELERLIVKDDKFGQYSAIAKFAGFAMLATGLIFLALIIYAFVG; encoded by the coding sequence ATGAATAAATTTAAATATTTGCTAGCTGTTTTATCCTGCGTGCTTGTGCTTTTTGCGCCCAAAGCCCTAAGGGCTGGTGGCGAGGGCGAGATGGCGCTAATTAGCGGCGTAAAGCCCATAAGTATGGCAAAGGCTGCAGCGCTTATAAATGACGGAGCCGTGCTGCTTGATGTAAATAGCGAGGAGGTGCATAGGGAGTGGGGATTTTTGCCAAATGCAGTCTTTATCAACACGCCAGAGTATGAAAAGCTCCTGCCAAGCGATAAGGATGCAACGATAGTCATCTATGGGCTAAACCGCCTAAACTACACCGCTAGCCAGGCAGCCCTAGCCCTAAATGAGCTTGGCTATAAAAACGTCTACGTGATGCTTGATGGGCTTGAGGGCTGGGCTATTTCAGGCAGGCAGATAAAGCAGGCTGAAGTAGGCAGCGGCAAGGATCTGGGCGAGAATATAAAGGATAATATCCACTCTCATATGCTCTTTGGCTCACTTCCTAGCTGTCGTGATTGCCACACAGCAGAAAATAGCAAAAACAAAAAGCTAGTCAATGAAGGTTGCGTAAAGTGCCACGAAAAGGAGGGGGTGGAGTTTAGCGCTAGCGTGCATTCGACGCTGCATAAGAAAAATATCTTTGCCACTAACGCCCATCCAAAGCCAGCCTGCACCGACTGCCACAGCGTGCATAGCGTTAAATTTGAAAATCCAGTAGATTATAAAAAAGCAAGCGATGCAAAGTGCGGTGAGTGCCACGAAAAGCAGCAGGCCCACTACTACGAGACCTTTCACGGCAAGGCGATGTACCTGCAGCGTCTAGGCTCTGCACCACGTATAGCAGCCTGCTTTGACTGCCACGGCACGCACGCTATCTTGCCGCCAAGCGATGAAAAAAGCACGCTAGGGGCGCTAAATAGAAGCCAGACCTGCAAGACCTGCCACGCAAATGGCGATGATGAGTTTGCCTTTGGCTTTATCGCTCACGCTGATCACAACGACGGCGAGCGTTACCCAGAGCTGCACGGCGCATATGTGTTTATGACGGGGCTACTCATAGTCGTCTTTGGCTTTTTTGGCCTGCATACTCTGCTTTGGAGCATTAAGCTAATTAGCCTTAGGCTGCGTTTCCCAGCCGAGTTTAAAGCCGCTAAAGAAAAGGCTCATAACTGCAAAGTCCGAATTCGCCGCTTTAGCACGCTTCATATCGTGATGCACTTTTTTGTGGCGGCGAGCTTTTTGGGGCTAGCATTTTCTGGGCTGCCGCAGAAGTTTTACACCGCCAAATGGGCTAGCGTGATGATAAATTTAATGGGCGGTATTGACGGGGCTATGCTCATTCACAGGCTGAGTGCGGCCATTATGGGGGCGTGCTTTGTGGTGCATATTATTGAGATTATTCTGCGCTATCGTAAGAGCAAATTTAAGCTTTTTGGAGCTGATAGCCTAATGCCAAGAACTCAGGATTTTAGGGACTTGTGGGCAAATCTAAAGTGGTTTGTAGGAGCTGGCGAGCGACCGCAGTTTGACCGCTTTACATACTGGGAGAAGTTTGATTATCTAGCGGTATTTTGGGGTATGTTTGTCATCGGCTTTTCTGGGCTGGTGCTGGCTTTTCCGACATTTTTTGCTAGCTTTTTACCGCCGTGGGCGATAAATTTAAGCACGATAGTCCATTCCGATGAAGCCCTGCTTGCGACTGGCTTTATCTTTGCGGTGCATTTTTTCAACACCCACTTTAGAGCCGACCGCTTCCCGATGGATACGGTGATTTTCTCAGGGCATTTAGGCGAAGATGAGCTAAAAGCGGAGCGCGCGAAGTGGTATGAGCGCCTGCGTGCTAGCGGCGAGCTTGAACGGCTAATCGTAAAAGATGATAAGTTTGGCCAATACTCTGCTATTGCTAAATTTGCTGGCTTTGCAATGCTCGCAACTGGGCTAATATTCCTAGCCCTAATCATCTATGCCTTTGTGGGCTAA
- a CDS encoding cytochrome C, with protein MCAQAAQNEPSQQGAKTKVGQEKTLQNDGVAPRTLSDYVEQEGEFWDYLKKNHPVFKYEKDGRLVGQYHLSDRQEEFVDFGGGKGIREKTGQQVAVTYRLGFESILDYPNKFVGPAKCGECHPAQYAAWKRSRHSMMFRFPDEISEADGDMKKPMWGSQATILPDGIEADDVFAVIGTPRTKYGFLDKWLVRGTYHVEDGKLSDLSGKLVAGGNQFSVLWAKYLTPQMAAKIAEFSPGFPTKLEDFKGSSSQVWGTNSYGASYRTKMLFQPATSYCETCHSFKFDFKSKDEFFAALGDAKELRKHTISKGVSCEECHGAGAHLYGARGAGMPSNCERCHQRFAYNEADSKLNPRKPFNVYFKSSCPSCGTEGSQMYSSAHYDKGMRCSTCHDPHEVTANDWQDNYTRVGLKKKCADCHETQASFFKFGGAHAKDDCTSCHMPAMMSCENFGAIQNPDLAGFDNVRMSHVWKISTDKDAKSLNPAPGKPREGGTKGWSWARNEQGRFFIDLMWSCARTSFEDPNLMEPGKGGCHSPVQSNLSENLKFKNQDQIYEWVQKWQTPVKAGFKEINDDIKAIDKALAKSNLAVEAKAQVINYTKQAREIATKLEKDGAWGLHGAEYSQKLVNEALIYTGSAKKLLGIKK; from the coding sequence ATGTGCGCCCAGGCGGCGCAAAATGAGCCAAGCCAGCAAGGAGCAAAAACTAAAGTAGGGCAGGAAAAGACTCTGCAAAATGACGGCGTAGCTCCTCGCACACTTAGCGACTATGTCGAGCAAGAGGGCGAGTTTTGGGACTATTTAAAGAAAAATCACCCAGTTTTTAAATACGAAAAAGATGGGCGCTTAGTCGGGCAGTATCACCTAAGCGACCGCCAAGAGGAGTTTGTCGATTTTGGCGGCGGCAAGGGCATTCGCGAAAAGACAGGGCAGCAAGTAGCCGTTACTTACCGCCTTGGTTTTGAGAGCATTTTGGACTATCCGAATAAATTTGTGGGGCCTGCAAAGTGCGGCGAGTGCCACCCAGCCCAGTATGCAGCGTGGAAGCGAAGCCGCCACTCGATGATGTTTCGCTTTCCTGATGAGATAAGCGAAGCAGACGGCGATATGAAAAAGCCGATGTGGGGCAGCCAGGCGACCATTTTGCCAGACGGCATAGAGGCAGATGATGTCTTTGCCGTTATCGGCACGCCACGCACGAAATACGGCTTTTTGGATAAGTGGCTGGTGCGTGGGACGTATCACGTCGAAGACGGCAAGCTAAGCGATCTAAGCGGCAAGCTAGTGGCTGGGGGAAATCAATTTTCCGTGCTGTGGGCGAAATATCTCACTCCGCAAATGGCAGCCAAAATCGCCGAGTTTAGCCCAGGCTTTCCGACTAAGCTAGAGGACTTTAAAGGCTCAAGCTCTCAGGTGTGGGGGACAAACAGCTACGGCGCAAGCTACCGCACGAAAATGCTCTTTCAGCCAGCTACGAGCTATTGCGAGACCTGCCATAGCTTTAAATTTGACTTTAAAAGCAAGGACGAGTTTTTCGCCGCTTTGGGCGACGCGAAAGAGCTACGCAAGCACACAATCTCTAAGGGCGTAAGCTGCGAGGAGTGCCACGGCGCAGGCGCTCACCTATATGGCGCGCGTGGAGCTGGGATGCCAAGCAACTGCGAACGCTGCCACCAGCGATTTGCCTACAACGAAGCCGACTCCAAGCTAAATCCAAGAAAGCCGTTTAACGTCTATTTTAAATCCTCCTGCCCAAGCTGCGGCACGGAAGGTTCACAGATGTATAGCTCAGCCCACTACGATAAGGGTATGCGTTGTTCCACCTGCCACGACCCACACGAAGTAACGGCAAACGACTGGCAGGATAACTACACCAGAGTGGGGCTAAAGAAAAAATGCGCCGACTGCCACGAGACGCAGGCTAGCTTTTTTAAATTTGGTGGCGCACACGCAAAGGATGACTGCACGAGCTGCCATATGCCTGCGATGATGAGCTGCGAGAACTTTGGAGCGATACAAAATCCTGACCTAGCGGGCTTTGATAATGTAAGAATGTCTCACGTGTGGAAAATCAGCACGGATAAGGACGCCAAAAGCCTAAATCCAGCCCCAGGCAAGCCAAGAGAGGGCGGCACAAAGGGCTGGAGCTGGGCTAGAAACGAGCAGGGGCGATTTTTCATCGACCTTATGTGGAGCTGCGCTAGAACGAGCTTTGAAGATCCAAATTTAATGGAACCAGGCAAGGGCGGCTGCCACAGCCCAGTGCAGAGCAATCTGAGTGAGAATTTAAAATTTAAAAACCAAGATCAAATTTATGAGTGGGTGCAAAAGTGGCAAACGCCTGTAAAAGCGGGCTTTAAAGAGATAAATGACGACATAAAAGCGATCGATAAAGCCCTAGCTAAATCAAACCTAGCAGTCGAAGCAAAAGCCCAGGTCATAAACTACACCAAGCAAGCCCGAGAGATAGCTACTAAGCTAGAAAAGGACGGAGCGTGGGGACTTCACGGGGCTGAGTATAGCCAAAAGCTAGTAAATGAAGCGCTCATTTATACTGGCTCGGCTAAGAAGCTTTTGGGTATTAAAAAATAG
- a CDS encoding cytochrome c biogenesis protein ResB: MIKIFSSMGWALFFMLIFAISIAVATFIEQNINTTAAWLYVYGSHWLEIIMVLLIVVLIINLFKFKLFRLAKLPSLAFHFSFILIAFGALITRYFGFEGSLHLRINETNDSIFLEKYYLKICDLAGNCKKDMVNEYDNSSFFIKMQLDKGKVHFKIKKYAKSLESVFIPNAENIDAKDTFSFSISNGINVAPLELFENESVDIDGVLFKFDKSQNCSYVPDNSVCFGFEDGGAFVRSSLELSLLNSTTIAPNIKTRLKTGELYRAGGLTFVPKQALQKAVKSWRQTQANGERDGFLLEIKAPNNTQNVWIVADDETEIFIDDYKFKLRAFKQSFKLPFSVRLDEFSIQRYAGSNSPSSYFSKVGIAQNDKADLSATISPNSPLDYDGYRLFQTSYDKDELGSLLSVSFDPGRRLTYAGYTLLCLGLLLNLFNKSSRFQSLLRNGLNN; this comes from the coding sequence ATGATAAAAATATTTTCTAGTATGGGCTGGGCTCTATTTTTTATGCTTATTTTTGCTATTTCTATCGCAGTAGCCACCTTTATCGAGCAAAACATCAACACTACGGCAGCTTGGCTATATGTTTACGGCTCACACTGGCTTGAAATTATAATGGTCTTACTAATCGTTGTATTAATAATAAATTTATTTAAATTTAAGCTTTTTCGCCTAGCAAAGCTACCCTCTCTAGCCTTTCATTTTAGCTTCATTTTAATAGCCTTTGGTGCGCTAATTACTCGTTATTTTGGCTTTGAAGGCAGCCTTCATTTAAGGATTAACGAGACAAATGACAGTATATTTTTAGAAAAATACTACCTAAAAATCTGCGATTTAGCAGGCAACTGTAAAAAAGATATGGTAAATGAGTATGACAATTCTAGCTTTTTTATAAAAATGCAACTAGACAAAGGCAAAGTGCATTTTAAAATCAAAAAATACGCAAAATCGCTTGAGTCAGTTTTTATACCTAACGCAGAAAATATAGACGCCAAAGACACATTTAGCTTTAGCATTTCAAACGGCATAAATGTCGCACCCCTTGAGCTATTTGAAAACGAAAGCGTCGATATAGATGGTGTGCTTTTTAAATTTGACAAAAGCCAAAACTGCTCTTATGTGCCAGATAATAGCGTCTGCTTTGGCTTTGAGGATGGCGGAGCTTTTGTGCGCTCAAGCCTAGAGCTAAGCCTGCTAAACTCCACCACCATCGCACCAAATATAAAAACAAGATTAAAAACAGGTGAGCTTTATAGGGCTGGGGGCTTGACATTTGTGCCAAAACAAGCTCTACAAAAAGCCGTAAAAAGCTGGCGCCAAACGCAAGCAAACGGAGAAAGAGACGGCTTTTTGCTAGAGATAAAGGCGCCTAATAATACGCAAAATGTATGGATAGTAGCCGATGATGAGACGGAGATCTTTATAGATGATTATAAATTTAAACTAAGAGCCTTTAAACAGAGCTTTAAGCTGCCTTTTAGCGTAAGGCTTGATGAGTTTAGCATACAAAGATACGCAGGCTCAAACTCGCCCAGCAGCTACTTTAGCAAAGTGGGCATAGCGCAAAACGACAAAGCAGACCTAAGTGCCACCATATCGCCAAATAGCCCACTTGATTATGATGGTTACAGGCTATTTCAGACCTCGTATGACAAAGACGAGCTAGGTAGCCTTTTAAGCGTTAGCTTTGACCCTGGCAGGAGACTAACATACGCTGGATACACGCTTTTGTGCCTTGGGCTTTTACTAAATTTGTTTAATAAATCTAGCCGCTTTCAAAGCCTACTAAGAAATGGCTTAAACAATTAG
- a CDS encoding 8-amino-7-oxononanoate synthase: protein MQKIKKILLDLKESSNLRTLSQLIHDGAYITKDGKRLLNLASNDYLGLGASDELFDEFLDTTSKKSLKFSASSSRSLSGNFEIFSEFESFLAKSYGDGKSALLFNSGYHLNVGVISALASLKNTLFIIDRQAHASAYDGLRLGGASFERFRHNDTAHIKEILDKNSGKFERFIIITEALFSMDGDEAPLGELGRIKSEHEGVWLYVDEAHSVGACGHDGLGLCKDSGVDVDFVVFTFGKAICSMGAALICDETVREFLINRARSLIYSTAIAPINVAFTHFIFKKLGKMKQKRAHLQSLSDELKVELKKHGAQVLGSRYIISVLAGSSDSALKMAARLQHCGYFAPAVRPPTVAPNTARVRLSLCANMQKDELLGVVNAL, encoded by the coding sequence GTGCAAAAAATCAAGAAAATCCTACTAGACTTAAAAGAGAGCTCAAATCTACGTACACTAAGTCAATTAATCCACGACGGCGCATACATCACAAAAGACGGCAAGCGGCTTTTAAACCTAGCTAGCAATGATTATTTGGGGCTTGGGGCTAGTGATGAGCTTTTTGATGAGTTTTTAGACACTACATCAAAGAAGAGTCTTAAATTTAGCGCAAGCAGCTCAAGAAGCTTGAGTGGGAATTTTGAAATTTTTAGCGAGTTTGAGAGCTTTTTAGCAAAGAGCTATGGCGACGGCAAAAGTGCTTTGCTTTTTAACAGCGGATACCATCTAAACGTAGGTGTCATCTCTGCTCTAGCCAGCCTAAAAAACACCCTTTTTATCATCGACAGGCAAGCTCACGCTAGTGCATACGATGGGCTTAGACTAGGCGGGGCTAGCTTTGAGCGATTTAGACACAACGACACCGCACACATAAAAGAGATACTGGATAAAAATAGCGGCAAATTTGAGCGATTTATCATCATCACAGAGGCTCTTTTTAGCATGGATGGCGACGAAGCACCACTAGGGGAGCTTGGACGGATAAAGAGCGAGCATGAGGGCGTGTGGCTTTATGTGGACGAGGCTCATAGTGTGGGTGCGTGCGGGCATGATGGGCTTGGGCTTTGCAAAGATAGCGGCGTGGACGTGGATTTTGTCGTATTTACCTTTGGTAAAGCAATTTGCAGCATGGGAGCGGCTCTTATTTGTGATGAGACGGTTAGGGAATTTTTAATAAATCGCGCTAGAAGCCTGATTTACTCCACCGCCATAGCCCCCATAAACGTTGCCTTTACGCACTTTATATTTAAAAAGCTTGGTAAAATGAAGCAAAAAAGGGCGCATTTACAAAGCCTATCAGACGAGCTTAAAGTCGAGCTTAAAAAACATGGGGCGCAAGTGCTTGGGTCTCGCTATATAATAAGCGTGCTAGCAGGCTCAAGCGATAGTGCACTAAAAATGGCGGCTAGGCTACAGCACTGCGGATACTTCGCACCAGCTGTGCGTCCGCCAACAGTCGCACCAAATACCGCCAGAGTGCGCCTATCACTGTGCGCAAACATGCAAAAAGACGAGCTTTTAGGAGTTGTAAATGCACTTTAA
- a CDS encoding pimeloyl-ACP methyl esterase BioG family protein translates to MHFKTISAKTINCDEVVLFFAGFAGEWEHFKSLEPSDKFDVIIIYDYEKIGFNEELKQAFKHYKKAHIIAFSMGVAVASRLEFGEFFSSYELRLCIAGTPLGIDRIFGIHPRIFARSIESFDKNDFKISIGANDLILSRDNYKSELKSLQDFCQKPVINEQWVSAVGADDDSMFSLNSLKNSFGERVKIIKSKHFVFGNFSSWDELCKM, encoded by the coding sequence ATGCACTTTAAAACCATCTCTGCAAAAACTATAAACTGCGATGAAGTCGTGCTATTTTTCGCTGGATTTGCTGGGGAGTGGGAGCATTTTAAAAGCCTAGAGCCTAGCGATAAATTTGATGTGATTATTATTTATGACTATGAAAAAATAGGCTTTAATGAGGAACTAAAGCAGGCTTTTAAGCACTACAAAAAAGCCCACATCATAGCCTTTAGTATGGGTGTGGCTGTGGCGAGCAGGCTTGAGTTTGGCGAGTTTTTTTCTAGCTATGAGCTGCGGCTTTGCATAGCTGGCACGCCACTTGGTATAGATAGGATTTTTGGCATTCATCCTAGGATTTTTGCGCGCAGCATAGAGAGTTTTGATAAAAATGATTTTAAAATCTCAATCGGTGCAAATGATTTAATTTTAAGTCGCGATAACTATAAAAGCGAGCTAAAAAGCTTGCAGGATTTTTGCCAAAAGCCCGTGATAAATGAGCAATGGGTAAGTGCGGTGGGTGCAGATGATGATAGTATGTTTTCTTTAAATTCGCTTAAAAACTCCTTTGGTGAGCGAGTAAAAATCATAAAAAGCAAGCATTTTGTTTTTGGTAATTTTTCAAGCTGGGATGAGCTATGCAAAATGTAG
- a CDS encoding methyltransferase domain-containing protein — protein sequence MQNVADKFLRARASYEKSALVQAMMRDELVREIVGAGNSFKRVFEFGAGQDELGRILRPKIRYKSYLASDINPFCVNENGVKFINLDMNKPLPNDLGKFDLIVSNACLQWLDARTVLANLKKHLVPNGLLAVSTFGSKNLWQVRELTGLGLDYPSIDALENACKNLKNVKIYKKSIELNFDSAFELFLHLKQSGVNSLGKLYLGKNLLAQCESKFKNTLTYEPVFIIARA from the coding sequence ATGCAAAATGTAGCGGATAAATTCCTGCGCGCTAGAGCCAGCTACGAAAAATCAGCACTCGTTCAAGCGATGATGAGAGATGAGCTGGTGCGAGAGATAGTGGGGGCAGGAAATAGCTTTAAAAGGGTGTTTGAGTTTGGCGCTGGGCAAGACGAACTAGGCAGGATATTGCGCCCTAAAATACGCTATAAAAGCTATCTAGCAAGCGATATAAACCCCTTTTGCGTAAACGAAAATGGGGTGAAATTTATAAATCTAGACATGAATAAACCCTTGCCAAACGACTTAGGCAAGTTTGACCTTATCGTCTCAAACGCATGCTTACAGTGGCTTGACGCTAGGACTGTTTTAGCAAATTTAAAAAAGCATTTAGTGCCAAATGGACTGCTTGCGGTGTCTACATTTGGCAGTAAAAATTTATGGCAGGTTAGAGAGCTGACTGGGCTTGGACTAGATTATCCTAGTATAGACGCACTAGAAAATGCGTGCAAAAACCTAAAAAATGTGAAAATTTACAAAAAAAGCATTGAGTTAAATTTTGACTCCGCATTTGAGCTATTTTTGCACTTAAAGCAAAGCGGAGTAAACTCCCTAGGCAAGCTATACCTAGGAAAAAATCTACTAGCACAATGTGAGAGCAAATTTAAAAACACTCTCACATATGAGCCAGTTTTTATCATAGCCAGAGCTTAG